The following DNA comes from Pontibacillus halophilus JSM 076056 = DSM 19796.
GCATAAGCATGTGTCTCACTACATGTGTAAAGGACAGGATGATTCAGGCTCCTCATTGATTCTGTAAATGTAAGTTCAATAGTTGGGGGAACGTGTTCTACCTGGAGTAGTTCCGGGATTGTCTGCTTTGCCTTATCGGAGAAGTAAGAAGAAGTCCAATGCAGGTTGTCCAATACCGACTCTTCAAGGTGTGCAGTGTGATGGTGATTCCTATGAAGGAGTTGAATGTACCTTTTTGACTTGTCGAGATGGAATAGATCGCTTAGCTCAGGAATTCTTTTAAGCAATGATGCCATGGTGTATTTAGCTTGAGCCTCATGTTCCACATGAAACAAGTTCTTCAAGCTATATGCAAATAGCCCCTTTTGTTGAATCTTCACTTCGTCGTGTAGAAATGCATAATTTTGTTTCTTGCGTTTTCGACTTGTAACTCCATGCGAAAGTACAGAAGTATTTTCAGGGTAGGAAGGACATGAAGTTAATAGACACGCCTTCAATAGCTGAGACATACCGTAAAAGAGTAAAATGGGCTTAATGGAGAGTGGAGACTGATAGGATTGTTCGTATAGGCTTTGCCCGTGCTCGAGATGATAGATAAATCGATAGGTGTTCTCATAGCTTTTCTTTTCTGCTTCTTCTATGTCTGCGTATTCATAGCACTGTAGCAAATAATTTTGAGCGAGGGGAGCTGATTGTAAATAGGTGTAAATAGATTGAAAATTCCGCGTATTCATGCGAATCCCCTCCTGAGTTAAAAAACTATTGAAAAAATTTTGTCATTCACGTAACCTAAATAAAAATATAGGTTGATTGTCGTTAGTGTGCCCAGTTTCGAATGAAAAATTACGGGGAGGAATGAAAGAATGCGTGAAGATAAGTTTGCGAAAGAAGCGTTGACGTTTGATGATGTGCTCCTGCTCCCAGCTCGGTCTGATGTACTACCAAGAGATGTCGAGGTGAGAACACAGCTCTCTGAGACGTTGTCGTTAAATATTCCAGTCTTGAGTGCAGGTATGGATACGGTTACGGAAGCGGAATTAGCAATCAGTATGGCACGCCAAGGTGGTCTCGGCATCATTCATAAGAGTATGTCCATTGAAGAGCAAGCTGAACAGGTCGATCGTGTGAAGCGCTCAGAAAGTGGTGTCATTACGAATCCATTCTTTCTAACCCCCGATCACCAAGTGTTCGATGCAGAACATTTAATGGGTAAGTATAGAATTTCAGGGGTTCCAATTGTACGAAGTCATGAAGACCATACGTTAGCAGGAATCCTTACAAATCGTGATTTAAGATTCATTCAGGATTATTCGATTAAGATTGCTGAGGTGATGACTTCTGAAGAGCTCATTACAGCTCCGGTTGGAACGACGCTCGAAGAAGCAGAACGCATCCTTCAACAACATAAAATTGAGAAATTACCGTTAATCGATGAGAATCATGTTCTGAAAGGTCTCATTACCATTAAGGATATTGAGAAGGTTATTCAATTCCCACAATCGGCAAAAGACCGCCAAGGCCGACTAATTGTGGGAGCAGCTGTTGGAATTACTGCGGATACACAGCGACGTATTCAAAAGCTTGTCGAAGCAGGTGTAGATGTCATTGTGATGGATACGGCACACGGCCATTCCGCAGGCGTACTGGATGCCGTTCGTGAAGTAAGGGCCAACTACCCTGACTTAACTATTATCGCAGGTAACGTCGCGACTGCTGAGGGTACAAGAGACCTCATTGAAGCTGGAGCGACCATTGTGAAAGTTGGAATTGGTCCCGGTTCTATTTGCACAACGCGTGTCGTTGCTGGTGTAGGTGTACCGCAAATCACTGCGATTTATGATTGTGCCAACGAAGCTAGAAAGCATGGAGTGCCAGTTATTGCGGACGGGGGAATTAAATACAGTGGGGATATTGCTAAGGCGTTAGCAGCAGGCGCGCATGCCGTCATGCTCGGAAGCTTATTAGCAGGGGTCTCTGAAAGCCCTGGAGACACAGAAATCTTCCAAGGTCGTCGATTCAAAGTGTACCGTGGGATGGGGTCAGTCGGTGCTATGAAATCCGGATCTAAGGACCGTTATTTCCAAGAAGGTTCTGAAGCAAATAAATTAGTACCTGAAGGAATTGAAGGGCGTGTACCTTATAAAGGGCCACTGAAAGATACGATTCACCAACTGCTAGGAGGACTTCGTTCTGGTATGGGATACTGCGGAGCGAAGGATTTAGAAGCATTACGGAGTGAAAGTCAGTTCACGCGAATAACTAATGCGGGCTTAAGGGAGAATCACCCCCACGATGTACAGATTACGAAAGAAGCACCAAACTACTCCTTATAACCTATACGAAAGCCTTAGACAGGGACTTTTCCCTGTCTATTTTTTTGGGAGGGGCTGTGATAAAATAATCCCATATAGAAAAATATTTTTTGGAGGTAGAAACGTTGATGCGTAGAATGAAATCGCCGTTTATCATCACAGTTTTACTACTCGTGACTTTAACATCCGCGATGGTGAAACCTGCGAGTACATACGCTGCATCGGTTGATGTGGAAGCAGAGTCTGCCATTCTAGTAGATTCTGAAACTGGAAAGGTATTGTTTGAGAAACAAGCTGACGTGGCATTGCCACCGGCAAGTATGACGAAAATGATGACTGAGTATCTAGTCTTGGAAGCGATTGAGGATGGGAAGATTGCTTGGGATACTACAACCCAAATCAGTGACTATCCATATAGTATCTCAGCGAATACCACTTTCTCTGGCTTCGGTTTGAAACAGAGTAAAGACTATACAGTAGAAGAACTTTATGACGCAATGGCCATTTTCTCTGATAATGCTGCGAGTATCGCTCTTGCCGAACTTATTGCAGGAACAGAGGGAGAGTTTGTGAAGCTCATGAACCAGAAGGCTGACGAAATGGGTCTTGGAGATGCTTCATTTGTTAACTCTACAGGCTTAAATAATACAGACTTAGGTGATAACTACCCTGAGGGTACAGAGCCTGATGGTACGACATACATGTCTGCTGAATCCGTAGCTTTATTAGCTTATTACTTGATTAATGACTATCCGGATGCACTTGAGATCTCAAGTCAGCCAACATTGACATTTGAAGACCGAACGGCCGACAACTGGAACTGGATGCTTCCAGATTCCTCAGGTCAACTTCAACAGTATGCCTATGATGGCGTCGATGGATTAAAGACAGGATATACAGACCTTGCTGGATATACATTTGCTGGTACAGCAGAGAGAGGTGGTCAACGCTATATCACAGTCGTCATGCGTACGGATTCTA
Coding sequences within:
- a CDS encoding serine hydrolase — encoded protein: MRRMKSPFIITVLLLVTLTSAMVKPASTYAASVDVEAESAILVDSETGKVLFEKQADVALPPASMTKMMTEYLVLEAIEDGKIAWDTTTQISDYPYSISANTTFSGFGLKQSKDYTVEELYDAMAIFSDNAASIALAELIAGTEGEFVKLMNQKADEMGLGDASFVNSTGLNNTDLGDNYPEGTEPDGTTYMSAESVALLAYYLINDYPDALEISSQPTLTFEDRTADNWNWMLPDSSGQLQQYAYDGVDGLKTGYTDLAGYTFAGTAERGGQRYITVVMRTDSKGARFNETAKLLDYGFNQFQTTELFDKGYQKEDEATLPVAKGKKDEVQVATNEALEAVIKKGEKDQYNAVYEIDESILNEDGKVTAPISKGDKVGTMTVEYTGSDQYSYINDEAKESVTIDLVAQEDVEKSNWFVLMFQSIFGFFGDIFSSVVDTVKGWF
- a CDS encoding YaaC family protein, whose protein sequence is MNTRNFQSIYTYLQSAPLAQNYLLQCYEYADIEEAEKKSYENTYRFIYHLEHGQSLYEQSYQSPLSIKPILLFYGMSQLLKACLLTSCPSYPENTSVLSHGVTSRKRKKQNYAFLHDEVKIQQKGLFAYSLKNLFHVEHEAQAKYTMASLLKRIPELSDLFHLDKSKRYIQLLHRNHHHTAHLEESVLDNLHWTSSYFSDKAKQTIPELLQVEHVPPTIELTFTESMRSLNHPVLYTCSETHAYAFPLVREWFTPFPEVFTHYLLLYNLSMIARYETEWWGDVIHSHASEDIAYIKKFLAVTERKLPALFEDLLKQKSPR
- the guaB gene encoding IMP dehydrogenase, translated to MREDKFAKEALTFDDVLLLPARSDVLPRDVEVRTQLSETLSLNIPVLSAGMDTVTEAELAISMARQGGLGIIHKSMSIEEQAEQVDRVKRSESGVITNPFFLTPDHQVFDAEHLMGKYRISGVPIVRSHEDHTLAGILTNRDLRFIQDYSIKIAEVMTSEELITAPVGTTLEEAERILQQHKIEKLPLIDENHVLKGLITIKDIEKVIQFPQSAKDRQGRLIVGAAVGITADTQRRIQKLVEAGVDVIVMDTAHGHSAGVLDAVREVRANYPDLTIIAGNVATAEGTRDLIEAGATIVKVGIGPGSICTTRVVAGVGVPQITAIYDCANEARKHGVPVIADGGIKYSGDIAKALAAGAHAVMLGSLLAGVSESPGDTEIFQGRRFKVYRGMGSVGAMKSGSKDRYFQEGSEANKLVPEGIEGRVPYKGPLKDTIHQLLGGLRSGMGYCGAKDLEALRSESQFTRITNAGLRENHPHDVQITKEAPNYSL